From one Streptomyces sp. NBC_01478 genomic stretch:
- a CDS encoding carboxymuconolactone decarboxylase family protein, translating into MRIRPIPPDELNPQLREVHDGIAGLVTEEQGRVVILDDDGALVGPFAAMLHFPTFGVPALFLQRSVAAEARLDPIVREVAILTVGAAYGARYLLYAHEQTADEVGLAAAQIATLAAGGRPSGLSDDQAVAHDVAMALTSGRILPDSTYDRATQLLGHDGVGELVFLIGSYCLIAMVLNCFDVPVPGREPSTAQL; encoded by the coding sequence ATGCGTATTCGACCCATCCCACCCGATGAGCTCAACCCTCAACTCCGCGAGGTGCATGACGGCATCGCCGGCCTTGTCACCGAGGAGCAGGGCCGCGTCGTCATCCTCGACGACGACGGCGCGCTCGTCGGGCCGTTCGCGGCGATGCTGCATTTCCCCACGTTCGGGGTTCCGGCTCTGTTTCTGCAGCGGTCGGTCGCGGCCGAGGCTCGCCTCGATCCCATCGTTCGCGAGGTGGCGATCCTCACCGTCGGCGCAGCCTATGGCGCCCGGTACCTGCTGTACGCACACGAACAGACGGCAGATGAGGTCGGCCTTGCGGCGGCACAGATCGCGACCCTGGCGGCGGGCGGGCGGCCCTCCGGGCTGAGTGACGACCAGGCCGTCGCCCACGACGTCGCGATGGCGTTGACCTCCGGGCGCATACTGCCGGACTCCACATACGACCGGGCCACGCAGTTGCTGGGCCACGACGGGGTCGGCGAGCTCGTGTTCCTCATCGGCAGCTACTGCCTCATCGCGATGGTGTTGAACTGCTTCGACGTGCCGGTCCCGGGTCGGGAACCGTCAACTGCCCAGCTCTGA
- a CDS encoding cupin domain-containing protein gives MTGHDASDRAVITQDAPPTRVVEIGGPGGPTFYEVWNTRQTPAVIDRQSGEPTEDGLVLGPPERGTRIRVIDFPPEDDRIRNLTGVEAAEKFGEMGAARGARSAAGAPHPLMHRTQTIDYGIVVEGELTLVLDEGETIVRTGDIVIQRGTNHAWANRSAANCRVAFVLIDGQYIEGL, from the coding sequence GTGACCGGCCATGACGCGTCCGACCGTGCGGTGATCACGCAGGACGCACCGCCGACTCGCGTGGTGGAGATCGGCGGGCCTGGTGGCCCGACCTTCTACGAGGTGTGGAACACACGCCAGACGCCAGCCGTCATCGACCGGCAGTCGGGTGAGCCGACGGAGGACGGTCTGGTGCTCGGGCCTCCCGAGCGTGGCACTCGTATCCGGGTGATCGACTTCCCTCCGGAGGACGACCGAATCCGGAACCTGACGGGGGTCGAGGCTGCCGAGAAGTTCGGGGAGATGGGCGCTGCCCGCGGCGCACGGTCCGCTGCCGGCGCCCCGCATCCGTTGATGCACCGCACGCAGACGATCGACTACGGGATCGTCGTCGAGGGCGAGCTCACGCTGGTTCTCGACGAGGGCGAGACCATCGTCCGCACCGGAGACATCGTGATTCAGCGTGGCACCAACCACGCTTGGGCGAACCGGTCGGCCGCGAACTGCCGGGTCGCCTTCGTGCTCATCGACGGCCAGTACATCGAGGGACTCTGA